In the Profundibacter amoris genome, GGGGCAATCATGATATTGTGGTGGGTACTGTTAGCAATCTTGGTGGTTTACTTTTTACCTCTGGCAATAGCCCGCCACCGCAGGCGCCCGATGAACAAAGCCGCACGGGCCGAGGCACCGGGCAAGTTTGCCAAATTGCCCAGCGGCAGAACCTATTATGAGTGGCATGGGCCCCTGAATGGACCGATCGCCGTTTGCATTCACGGGCTGACAACCCCCAGCTATGTCTGGCGCGCTGTGGAAAACGGGTTGAAGATGATGGATTACCGTGTGCTGACCTATGACCTGTACGGACGCGGCTATTCCGCACGCGCTCTGGGACGCCAGAACGCCGATTTTTTCATCACCCAGCTAGAGGAATTGCTGGAAGATCAGGGCATAGATGGCGGTATCATGTTGCTGGGCTATTCGATGGGCGGCGCGATTGCGACCTGCTATGCTGCGAAACATCCCGATATGCTGGAACGGATGATCCTGATTGCGCCGGCCGGCTTGGGAATCAAATCGAACCGTTTTCAGGATTTTGTCGTCAAAACCCCCGTGATCGGCGACTGGATTATGAGGGTATTTGGCGGGCATATGATCCGCAAGGCGGTTAAAGCGGAATCATCTATCCCCTCGGAAATTCCCGATATTTATGATCGCCAGATTGCTGATACCTATGTCAGGGGTTTCCTTCCGGCGGTGCTGTCCAGTCTACGCAACATCCTGTCAAAACCGCTTGATGAAGAACACCGCAAGATTGCGAAAACCGGCCTGCCCGTTGCCGCCATCTGGGGCGAAGAAGACAAGGTTATCCCGCTTGCCGGCCTTGGAAAACTGAC is a window encoding:
- a CDS encoding alpha/beta fold hydrolase, with the protein product MNKAARAEAPGKFAKLPSGRTYYEWHGPLNGPIAVCIHGLTTPSYVWRAVENGLKMMDYRVLTYDLYGRGYSARALGRQNADFFITQLEELLEDQGIDGGIMLLGYSMGGAIATCYAAKHPDMLERMILIAPAGLGIKSNRFQDFVVKTPVIGDWIMRVFGGHMIRKAVKAESSIPSEIPDIYDRQIADTYVRGFLPAVLSSLRNILSKPLDEEHRKIAKTGLPVAAIWGEEDKVIPLAGLGKLTKLNRNVRQTMVKGASHSLAYTYPKDVIKAIQEFLREV